A portion of the Actomonas aquatica genome contains these proteins:
- a CDS encoding YfbK domain-containing protein gives MNDRQMSPDDPRLTAYALGELEGEEARHVAAAVAADPALQAVVEDVRAMGDDLEGVLAAEALPEVEPVRPSELKDELYPFTPKKVVRFPVFWVSGLMAAGFAVMMVVYNRNNPGAQEQVITYDLDLTNLPPAPSATDGVAPATVPAPAPSVAAAELADDEVAVKGAGTLSAAPVESREVEPSSSFAVTEAPSWVTMDAPLLEATNLPAVVVQISREQALQAAKQRGDTVTLNADQPELVALGMGGNGTELTAASGNASNRPWGQTTGTLSAPALPGLRSDLSSRSYSSYIRPLMAPPARVVANTERYATVRESAWQIPTAQPTSTFAADVDTASYSNVRRFLQNGDLPPMDAVRIEELVNAFTYNYAPPTSEDEGPMAAHLEVAQAPWAPEHKLVRVGLKARDLSNAMRAPANLVFLLDVSGSMGASNKLPLAVRAMHLLVDQLRPDDRVAIVTYAGMSGLALPSTPMTNRSEIERALNGLQSGGSTNGENGIQLAYDVAKAHFVDGGINRVILCTDGDFNVGISGVGDLERLITEKAQTGVFLTALGFGMHNLQDQTLETLADRGNGQYGYIDSEQEARRLLVEQVEGTLATVAQDVKLQVEFNPRRVAAYRLIGYENRALARQDFADDRKDGGEVGAGQAVTALYEVVPVGSALPEEFIDVELADLRYQPATGTTAAAAAVNDVPLGADIDNELLVVHVRAKTPNGEVSRQWSYPLVDEDRSFAAASEDFRFASAVAGFGMVLRDSPRRAGLTLGEVKQWAQGAMGFDPGGRRQELLALIAAAERLVR, from the coding sequence ATGAACGACAGGCAAATGAGTCCCGATGACCCGCGATTGACGGCGTATGCGCTGGGTGAACTGGAGGGCGAAGAGGCCCGCCACGTGGCGGCGGCGGTGGCGGCCGATCCGGCACTGCAGGCCGTGGTGGAGGACGTGCGTGCGATGGGCGACGACCTCGAAGGCGTGTTGGCGGCGGAGGCGTTGCCGGAGGTCGAGCCGGTGCGACCCTCGGAGCTGAAGGATGAGCTGTATCCGTTTACGCCCAAGAAGGTGGTGCGTTTCCCGGTGTTCTGGGTGTCGGGCCTAATGGCCGCAGGTTTTGCGGTGATGATGGTGGTCTATAACCGCAACAATCCGGGAGCTCAGGAGCAGGTCATCACTTACGATTTGGATCTGACAAACTTGCCGCCGGCGCCGAGTGCGACGGATGGCGTGGCCCCGGCGACGGTGCCGGCTCCGGCCCCGTCGGTCGCGGCGGCGGAGTTGGCGGATGACGAAGTGGCGGTGAAGGGGGCGGGGACGCTCTCGGCGGCACCGGTGGAATCTCGTGAAGTTGAGCCATCGTCGTCCTTTGCGGTGACGGAAGCTCCGAGCTGGGTGACCATGGATGCACCATTGCTCGAAGCGACGAACCTGCCGGCGGTGGTCGTGCAGATCAGTCGGGAACAGGCGTTGCAGGCGGCGAAGCAGCGCGGCGACACGGTTACCCTCAATGCGGATCAGCCTGAACTGGTGGCATTGGGAATGGGCGGCAATGGGACGGAGTTGACCGCGGCGAGTGGCAATGCTTCGAACCGCCCGTGGGGGCAAACGACGGGCACGTTGTCTGCGCCGGCGCTACCGGGCCTGAGGAGCGACCTCTCGTCGCGGTCCTACAGCTCTTACATCCGCCCGCTGATGGCGCCGCCGGCGCGGGTGGTGGCAAACACCGAACGTTATGCGACGGTGCGGGAGTCGGCGTGGCAGATCCCGACAGCGCAGCCGACCTCGACCTTTGCGGCCGATGTGGACACGGCAAGTTACAGCAACGTGCGTCGCTTCCTGCAGAACGGCGATCTGCCGCCGATGGATGCGGTGCGCATCGAGGAGTTGGTGAACGCCTTCACTTACAATTACGCTCCGCCGACGAGCGAGGATGAGGGGCCAATGGCGGCGCATTTGGAGGTGGCGCAGGCGCCGTGGGCGCCCGAGCACAAGCTGGTGCGGGTGGGCCTGAAGGCGCGGGACCTGAGTAACGCGATGCGCGCGCCGGCCAATCTGGTGTTTCTGCTCGATGTCTCGGGCTCGATGGGGGCAAGCAACAAGCTGCCGCTGGCGGTGCGGGCGATGCACCTGCTGGTCGATCAACTGCGACCGGATGATCGGGTGGCGATCGTGACTTACGCGGGCATGTCGGGACTGGCGCTGCCGTCGACTCCGATGACGAATCGTAGCGAGATCGAGCGAGCTTTGAACGGTCTGCAATCGGGCGGTTCCACCAACGGCGAGAACGGCATCCAACTCGCTTACGATGTGGCCAAGGCGCACTTTGTGGACGGCGGTATCAATCGCGTGATCCTCTGCACGGACGGCGATTTTAATGTCGGCATAAGCGGCGTGGGTGATCTGGAGCGGCTCATCACGGAGAAGGCGCAGACCGGCGTGTTCCTGACCGCGCTGGGATTTGGCATGCACAACTTGCAGGACCAGACGCTCGAGACGCTGGCTGATCGCGGCAACGGGCAGTATGGCTACATCGACTCCGAGCAGGAGGCGCGGCGGCTGTTGGTGGAGCAGGTGGAAGGCACGCTCGCGACGGTGGCGCAGGACGTGAAGCTGCAGGTCGAGTTCAACCCACGGCGGGTGGCGGCGTATCGACTGATTGGTTACGAAAATCGTGCGCTGGCCCGGCAGGATTTTGCCGATGATCGCAAGGACGGCGGCGAAGTGGGCGCGGGTCAGGCGGTGACGGCGCTCTATGAGGTTGTGCCGGTGGGCTCGGCGTTGCCGGAGGAGTTCATCGATGTGGAGCTGGCGGACCTGCGCTACCAACCGGCGACCGGAACGACCGCGGCTGCGGCGGCGGTGAACGACGTGCCCTTGGGGGCCGACATCGACAACGAGCTGCTCGTGGTGCACGTGCGGGCGAAGACGCCGAACGGGGAGGTGAGTCGCCAGTGGAGTTATCCGTTGGTGGATGAGGACCGGAGCTTCGCGGCGGCGTCGGAGGACTTCCGCTTTGCGTCGGCGGTGGCGGGGTTTGGTATGGTGCTGCGCGACTCTCCGCGACGGGCGGGACTGACGTTGGGCGAGGTCAAGCAGTGGGCGCAGGGCGCGATGGGCTTTGATCCCGGAGGCCGGCGGCAGGAGCTGCTGGCGCTGATCGCGGCAGCCGAGCGGTTGGTGCGATAA